The Sphingobacteriales bacterium genome contains the following window.
ACATCGGGGAAGTAATCGGTATCACCAAGGCCTACTGCCCGCGTAGGCGGCGGACCGTTTCAGAATTAACGGATGAAGTTGGTGAAAAATTACGAAAGGAAGGCGCTGAATTCGGGCGACCACCGGCAGGCCAAGACGTTGCGGCTGGATTGATTTGCCTGCCCTGCACTATGCCTGCATGGTAAACGGGTAACAAAACTCTGCATCACCAAAGCGGATATCTTAAATGCATTTGATGAATTCGGCGTTTGTACGGATTATACCATTGAAGGCAAAACAACCAGAGACTTACCGTACGATATCGTTAACAAGATCATTATACCCAAAAACAGAACCTTCAAAAGTTGGGGTAATATCGACAGCAACCGGGCACTTCCGGATGAACTGAAACAATACGTGGCTTTCTGGAAGATTATTTGAAAGTTCCTGTAGCCATGGTTTCCAATGGTGCGGCAAGGGAAGCCTGATAGATTTGACGGAAGGAACGCTGTTGGCATAATGCACATCTTGTCACTCCTACAAAGCAAAAAATAGCAGATGAGGACATTCTTCCATTTCCTGTAAATGATATTGAAAGATTTAAGCGACCTTGCAATCTGCCCATCTGTTCGAACATTTTGTTTTCTGGACGGCAATAATTATCCCGATTACCCCTACTCCACTTTTGGCTCATTCTTTGCCATTGATGCGATTGCGTCGATATCCTTAGATAAGATTGCCTGAAAGAATTGGAATCCTTTCGCAAGAAACAAGCAGGATTGGCTTTCGGTTATATCAGCTATGACGTAAAGAAGGAGATTGAACCCGCGCTGTCTTCGCACAACCATGACGGCATCAGAACCCGTTACTGCATTTTCTTTGTTCCGAAATACCCGTAAAGATTGAAATCGGAAAATTGAAATCGGAATCATTGGTAACGATAAACATGAACAAGAAATATCGTTAACAGAATTCAAACAACTGCTGAAAAAGAGAACCGGTTTCAGATTATCCAACCCTTGCAAATATTCAGCATCGCTTATCCAAACAGGAATATGTTACCGCCGCTGAAACCATCCAAAAACACATACAGCGTGGAGCAATATATGAATTGAATTATGCCCGGGGAATTCTACGCTGAGGTGCTGAAATAGAACCCGTCAGGTTTTTCAAAAGTTGAACCAGCTATCCAAAGCCCCTTTTTAGCTGCTACTAAAAAACAAAAGCAGATACCTGTTATGCGCCAGCCCTGAGCGATTCCTAAAACGCATACAGAACATTCTCGTATCCCAGCCCATAAAAGGTACCCGCAGGAGGCTGCAGGAGGTGAAACAAGATAAGGAGTTAATGCAGGAATTATTTTGGATGAAAAA
Protein-coding sequences here:
- a CDS encoding chorismate-binding protein, with protein sequence MLLKNKSRYLLCASPERFLKRIQNILVSQPIKGTRRRLQEVKQDKELMQELFWMKKKEVKMS